gaatacacacaaataaacagaGTTGCATGAAAGAAGCATGACTCTTATCTGTATGAGTAAAATGACTTTTTAGAGTAAGTGATCGCTCCGgcgcctccatctgtcctgcagtgAGAGAGCTACTGTTCAGCTTTCACACTCCACACAGACACTCAAACAGCGCACATTTCTCTGGGATAACGTTAACACAAACAGCCATGTAAAGCTGCTGCTAgacatatttcagatgataagccatatttgaggtcgaTGAATGTTAGGTGAGCATATATGGATGTCCTGACCGATGTACTGTATTACCACAAAGACCAGCCATTAACTATCTGTCCACTTCCTGTGGATTAAAAATAAAACGTTATGTGTTTAAGCAACTAATACAATTTTGGTCGACCAAGGGGCAGTCCTAAAAAACAGTGTACTGTACTGATAGCTGTGAAGGTTTATTCTGTAAACTGATCTAACACATTGAGACTTGAGCGTAAACAGTCCAGACTGAGTTTATAAGCTCAAATCCAGCTGTGATCAGTcagttaaatatataaacacacacgtgTGTAGATGATCAGTCTGTGTCCTGTGTTCTTCAGATATACACTCATGCAGACTCGTCCGTATCATGCATCGCTCAGTTCTCCAGGTGTGGTTTCACTTCCAGGTGGCCGGGAAGGGCCTGACGCTGCTCGACCTGCTGCCCTTTGACCCCAGCAGCTGACCCGAGCGGCTCCTGAGGTCTCGTTCAGCGCTCTCGCTCAGAGCCTGCTCCTCATCGTAACTGTGAGCAGATAAAACAACATTACACTGCAGTACAATCATCAGCTTAAACACATGTTATTCTAAATACAGTTTAGTAGTATTACACTGATATTTCTTAActgatttatataaataaatattaataataagggCAATTAGATATGTTTCCCTAATTTGTTCGGTCTGGAATGTTTTCAAACTAAATATATGATGAAAGAGACGGTAGCAGAGGGGAAGGTGCACATCTCATCTCTGATATCTGTGAGGACTGGTCAGAAAGCCCTCTGATCTCTGATGGGACGGTCACTCACAGCACTTGGTAGTGTCCCAGAGCCTCTTTGGGCAGACTGCGGTTCCAGCGGCAGTCTGGGATCTCAGCGTTTGGTGTGACGATGTTCAGCGTGTCGTTGATCAGGTTGTACTTCAGGATGCGGTCATTAGCCGTGCTGGAGGTGAGCGACGGAGACGCGTtcacctgagacacacacacacacaccaaaaatacAAAAGTGAATATCTAAAATAATTGAGACACTGAAGTGCTGAAGTAAGAGTGAGGTGTGTTTTGACCTCGATCAGCCACGGCTTGAGTTTGTCGTCGATGATGATGTCGTAACCGTAACACTCGAAGCAGTGCTTGTCGTTATTCATGACGGGCTGCAGTGAACAAGATCAGTGCATTCAGTACTTTATCATGATGATCCTGCTCTTACTTTTCTTTGAGATGTTTGACGTACAGCCACAGCTTTGAGGGACTGGACGATGATCCAGTGGATCTGATCAAACAGATGATTGGTGACGTCCCGTCCTCTGGTGCTCTCCAGATACAGGCGCAGGTTACTGACCGTCCACTTCCCACCGTGGACATGATTATAGTCATCctgcactcaaacacacacacacaccaatgtcTGAATGTCATTCATCAAATACAAAACCTCAGAGAAATGTTCAGATCCGGCAGCATTTGATGAACCACAATCACACAAATACACTTtatggacaaaagtattgggACCCACCTCTGAATTTTGTGTCGACTAAAAAGTTTGCTGGAGCAGGCATAACATGGAGTTGGTTTTCAGGGTTTGGGTTTAACCCCTTACTTCCAGTGAAGGAAAATCTTAAAAGCTTTAGCATACCAGGACATAATGGACAATGCTATGCTTCCAACTTTGTGTGATCAGTTTGGGGAAGGCCCTTTTTTCTCTTACAGCATGACTGTGCCCCAGTGCACAAAGTAAAGTCCATCATGACTCGACTGGATGAGTTTGGTGTGGAGGAACACGGAGCCCTGACCTCTACCCCATCCAAACCCTCTGGGATGAACTGGAATGGAGATTGTGAGCCAGTTCTTCTCGTCCATCATCAGTGTCTGACCTCACAAATACTCTTCTGGTTGAATGCACAAAAGTTCAACAGAAACACTCCCAGAGGAGCAGAAGCTGTCATGGCTTCAAAAGGCAACCAACTCCATAAGAATATCAATGTGTTTAGAATGCAAAGGCATTAAAcgttttacattaacatttattgattcagcagaagcttttatccaaagggacacACAGGTCTTGCACAAGGAGGACCCTTGGTTGAACACAACACGTTCAAGTGATTTTGTGAGTAGAAAGAGAGAGCGGTCTCTAGTTTTAGACAAGTGAGATGTCCAGTGTAGGTTTTCTGAAGTGTTGGTGTACCCCGTCATGCTTGGATGTGATGGGAAATGCCTGTGAGaagagatgtgttgatgatgtgtgtgagtgATGGCAGACGTGCAGGAGAAATAGCTTGTAGGAGATGTAGACTTCATCTTCTGTGAGATGGAGTAACTAAGAATATGTAAAACCTGCGGACCACTCTCTAAACTCAGGAGAAAAGATCTGTCAGTGGACACAGTAGGAGCACGTAAGTCCTGCTCCGTCTCCTCTCACTAGCTCTTGAACAGCAGCAGTCAGATCTCAGCTGCACTCATAGCGGAGCATCTGGTCTCGTGCTGGTGTAATGATCAGGTGTCCCAATGCTTCTGTCCATATAGTGCAGGTTTGATGCACACTAACTTACGCCGTGCTTCTGGATGGCCACGTTGGTGAGGTGCACAAACATGTTGTCCAGCTCACTGGTGCTCGGGGTGTATTTGACCGTGCAGAAACGGCAAAATCCCAGTTTGTACCTGACAACACAAACATCAAGAGAAGCGGTGGTGAATCAGTTATTCCAAAGAGCTGTGAATTATCATTACTCAGTCCCACCAGGATTTCACTCTTGATTTTTTCCACTTCCTTTTTTAATgacacagacagcagcaggtttattatactgctgtcactttaagacctaacaCACAAATCAAATATACTGATACACATGAGATTCCTTTACAAGCTAGCTGAAATAACTTTTGTTTGTGTTCAGTGATTGcagaattacaaaaatattcatggcttgttattattattcaagaaaaaaattatattctattaaattataaaaatgtaagaaatcaGTCTGTCAGTCTGAAAATACTGAAATCATCTCAGAATGGGCCGTGTGCGGCCGGTGATGGAGATACTCACATGTAGCACTTCAGCGGCCTGTAGCTGGTGACCAGCACGTAGAGCCGCAGGTCGAACTTCTTCCCTCCGATCAGCAGCGGGTTATCGATGTACAGGGAGATGACGTAGGCCTCCTTCCCGCTGTTGGCCGCCACAAACCTGTGAAAGCACAGCGTCTCAGACAGAGAGCACATCTGATCACAGCGGATCTAAGCTCAGGAGGTCAGCTCACGTGGAGGTGCGGCTGTCCCGAGACCACTTCTTGATCTGAGACAGCTTGTTGATCAGGAAGATGCCCTTGCCCTGCGCCTTCCCACACGGCTTCATGATCCACGTGCTGGACGGACTCTTACGAAACTCCTCCACGAACAGGTTATAGTCGGCCGGCAGCATGAACGTCACCGGCACGAAATCTGCCCGGAGTCAGAGCGTCAGTCACAGCACACTCAGAGTCTACA
The DNA window shown above is from Carassius carassius chromosome 26, fCarCar2.1, whole genome shotgun sequence and carries:
- the ttll1 gene encoding probable tubulin polyglutamylase TTLL1; this encodes MAGKVKWVTDIEKSVLINNFEKRGWIQVTDSDDWNFYWMSIQTIRSVFSVDTGYRLSDDQMVNHFPNHYELTRKDLMIKNIKRYRKELEKEASPLAEKDENGKHLYLDFVPVTFMLPADYNLFVEEFRKSPSSTWIMKPCGKAQGKGIFLINKLSQIKKWSRDSRTSTFVAANSGKEAYVISLYIDNPLLIGGKKFDLRLYVLVTSYRPLKCYMYKLGFCRFCTVKYTPSTSELDNMFVHLTNVAIQKHGDDYNHVHGGKWTVSNLRLYLESTRGRDVTNHLFDQIHWIIVQSLKAVAPVMNNDKHCFECYGYDIIIDDKLKPWLIEVNASPSLTSSTANDRILKYNLINDTLNIVTPNAEIPDCRWNRSLPKEALGHYQVLYDEEQALSESAERDLRSRSGQLLGSKGSRSSSVRPFPATWK